The following proteins come from a genomic window of Triticum aestivum cultivar Chinese Spring chromosome 6A, IWGSC CS RefSeq v2.1, whole genome shotgun sequence:
- the LOC123130469 gene encoding RING-H2 finger protein ATL56 has protein sequence MAPPAAGRPSASAAPEPPLREAAKRRRAPACAGAGARIVSLGVRGAVMVAALVLFLLFAAAAVILMLALLVAARAFRQQGRRRHRARPDSSAPPPPPAVGLPSAKIRLLPSFVPCPCDGGGDPSSPRICPVCLDAARAGERWRALPACGHAFHAACVDRWLLLSPGCPVCRATVAVPVS, from the coding sequence ATGGCTCCGCCCGCCGCCGGCAGGCCCTCGGCCTCCGCCGCGCCGGAGCCTCCCCTGCGGGAGGCCGCCAAGCGCCGACGCGCGCCCGCGTGCGCCGGCGCCGGGGCGCGCATCGTCTCCTTGGGCGTGCGGGGCGCCGTGATGGTCGCCGCGCTCGtgctcttcctcctcttcgccgccGCCGCGGTCATCCTCAtgctcgcgctcctcgtcgccgcGCGCGCCTTCCGCCAGCAGGGCCGCCGTCGGCACCGCGCCCGGCCCGActcctccgccccgccgccgccccccgccgtcGGCCTCCCGTCCGCCAAAATCCGCCTCCTGCCCAGCTTCGTGCCCTGCccgtgcgacggcggcggcgaccctTCCTCGCCGCGGATCTGCCCCGTCTGCCTCGACGCCGCGCGCGCCGGGGAGCGGTGGCGCGCGCTGCCCGCCTGCGGCCACGCGTTCCACGCGGCCTGCGTCGACCGGTGGCTCCTCTTGTCGCCGGGGTGCCCCGTCTGCCGCGCCACGGTGGCCGTCCCCGTCAGCTGA